A stretch of the Zeugodacus cucurbitae isolate PBARC_wt_2022May chromosome 6, idZeuCucr1.2, whole genome shotgun sequence genome encodes the following:
- the LOC105221207 gene encoding histone-lysine N-methyltransferase eggless: MSEYREPELGKSGINDALLEDVTENKIAIEKNVENLHVEMDEIIHKNECNSIENINDLSKGVSDKAIEYNTQDQNIQKLEIEGSSEHAATCSEKGGDMDVTEITEETDGASKNNEIVRVEKENRLADHLIGISPSMETNDKQLDSEKVLEASLSESLKVKCDDRMEPMEVDTHSLPISGSPNAVLEDNEDSQESPLVIDEKPPSPNETNVEVPLTSYEVNNSEHEKRVENEFKEGDVQPAAAIGSNEATIEKSSSNSNQNENLSIDHNQCAPGNIIEIDDDNEEAKIDDDPDVEITETRSASYIPVIEIDDDDEDENPQEEAQKEKVIDQKSTPPTLKKDVDALPHENSDNRVLKDNVEESTSVENTLNKESVAEPDLLKETELPPEARQSADIEQIEVFYNQECINHDCPRNHKQFFIVPQFALSHFKVKKRRSQKQYVCAECYDCALDTYEEYCGLLKAKQPLLLKNINIQGPEFVEITDSSDDDEETSTTQEIQTAKGSFSQANLDLIEAELESSIKKVLENLEIQNQLTWSKTILETRARRLEEESNLNDELLRSLQKKADQMYSTLYQCPKIRLRQFQPLDLNTNLPYTFPEVTACPPMGEVLRLPIEINQVYYAVKNKAIASWVPCKVIEQVESNSLLGSLSKVPNYKVKFLKLHYQMVKTVSAKHLAYYDPPKVRLPIGSRVIAYFDATSLSRGKEKMMIQSAFYPGIIAEPLKPNNKYRYLIFYDDGYTQYVSHKDVRLVCNVSEYVWEDVHPASREFIQKYLTQYSINRPMVQTQKGQSMTTESNGKWIYARVVDIDCSLIQMQFEGPKSHTEWIYRGSLRLGPVFKEYQKTLQKDTLPLPRLARRTEPFIRYTADEEATTAQQEQVKEREREHERVSSTEPRAVAKKSVSRLSTESTTSSNTPSHTSSLPTVRHLNNSTIYLEDENKPKGKVVYYTAKRDLPPLTYRPHKCSSSCLFKIPHNLSAYSPLSKPLLSGWERPIMRLKNKKIVSYRGPCGKIMRNMEEVRRYLRATDNALNVDNFDFHHETSCLAEYVIESAIVQKRDISLGQEKMAIPLVNYYDNTLPPECKYAAQRIPTDGVNLNLDPEFLVGCDCDGDCSDKEKCSCWQLTYAGAKYGNPNTPVAEIGYQYKRLYEHVPTGIYECNSRCKCKANCLNRVAQQSLAMKLQVFKTSNRGWGLRCINDVPRGSFVCIYAGHLLTEAKANEGGLDAGDEYFAELDYIEVAEQIKEGYESDVEPPEIEEEEDTYAPDPEDDDEFTPSKSFLTRAKNKAQKLTRSSSTQNTDEDSQERQVINFNPNADMNEDSTRESSIRALFGKDEACYVMDAKTIGNLGRYFNHSCSPNLFVQNVFVDTHDLRFPWVAFFSSTNIRAGTELTWNYNYEVGVVPGKVLYCQCGAPNCRLRLL, from the exons ATGTCTGAATATAGAGAACCAGAACTTGGAAAATCTGGAATAAATGATGCCCTATTAGAAGATGtgactgaaaataaaatagccattgaaaaaaatgttgaaaatctaCATGTGGAAATGGACGAAATCATTCATAAAAATGAGtgtaattcaattgaaaatataaacgaTCTTAGTAAAGGAGTAAGTGATAAAGCTATAGAATATAATACACAAGaccaaaacatacaaaaattggAAATAGAAGGATCAAGCGAACATGCTGCTACTTGTTCTGAGAAGGGTGGAGATATGGATGTAACAGAAATAACGGAAGAAACAGATGGAGcatcaaaaaataatgaaattgttcGTGTGGAAAAAGAAAATAGGCTAGCTGATCATTTAATTGGCATTTCACCTTCTATGGAAACAAACGATAAACAGTTAGATTCAGAAAAAGTATTAGAAGCTTCATTAAGTGAATCGCTTAAAGTAAAGTGTGATGATCGAATGGAACCTATGGAAGTAGACACTCATAGTTTACCAATATCTGGTAGTCCCAATGCTGTGCTTGAAGATAACGAGGATAGTCAAGAATCACCACTTGTAATTGACGAAAAACCTCCTTCGCCAAATGAAACAAACGTAGAAGTCCCTTTAACTTCTTACGAAGTTAATAACTCCGAACATGAAAAGAGAGtcgaaaatgaatttaaagAGGGAGACGTTCAGCCAGCAGCCGCAATTGGATCTAATGAGGCAACTATAGAAAAGAGCAGCAGCAACTCAaaccaaaatgaaaatttgtcaATTGATCACAACCAGTGTGCACCTGGAAATATCATTGAAATAGATGATGACAATGAAGAAGCAAAAATTGATGACGATCCAGATGTGGAAATAACGGAAACAAGGAGTGCTTCTTATATTCCTGTAATCGAAATagacgatgatgatgaagatgaaAATCCGCAAGAAGAGGCACAGAAAGAAAAAGTAATTGATCAGAAATCCACTCCGCCTACCCTTAAAAAAGATGTTGATGCATTACCTCACGAAAATAGTGATAACAGGGTCCTTAAAGATAACGTTGAAGAGAGCACAAGTGTAGAGAACACATTAAATAAAGAATCAGTTGCAGAACCAGATTTATTAAAGGAAACTGAATTACCACCAGAGGCACGCCAATCAGCCGATATAGAACAGATTGAAGTATTTTACAATCAGGAGTGTATCAATCACGATTGTCCTAGAAACCACAAACAGTTTTTCATAGTACCCCAATTCGCTTTGAGCCACTTTAAAGTAAAGAAGAGACGAAGCCAAAAGCAATATGTGTGCGCAGAATGTTATGACTGTGCGCTTGACACATACGAG GAGTACTGTGGTTTATTAAAAGCTAAACAGCctttacttttgaaaaatattaatattcaagGCCCTGAGTTTGTGGAAATTACAGATAGCAGTGACGATGATGAAGAAACGTCTACAACGCAAGAAATTCAAACAG CAAAAGGATCATTTTCCCAAGCGAATTTAGATCTAATAGAAGCCGAACTTGAAAGCTCCATTAAAAAAGTGcttgaaaatttggaaatacaAAATCAGTTAACTTGGTCGAAGACAATTTTGGAGACACGTGCCCGTAGACTGGAAGAGGAGTCTAACCTAAATGATGAATTACTCCGGTCATTACAGAAAAAGGCCGATCAGATGTACAGCACACTTTACCAATGTCCGAAAATAAGATTGCGTCAATTCCAACCATTAGATTTGAATACTAACTTACCATATACGTTCCCTGAGGTCACA GCTTGCCCGCCAATGGGGGAAGTATTACGTCTGCCTATCGAAATTAACCAGGTTTATTATGCGGTAAAGAATAAGGCAATAGCCAGTTGGGTGCCTTGTAAAGTGATTGAGCAAGTGGAATCAAATTCACTTTTGGGATCGCTTTCAAAGGTGCCGAattataaagttaaatttttaaaactgcACTATCAGATGGTGAAAACTGTCTCGGCGAAGCATTTAGCCTACTACGATCCCCCCAAAGTCCGTCTTCCAATAG GATCTCGTGTAATTGCTTACTTCGATGCCACTTCCTTGTCGCGTGGCAAAGAAAAGATGATGATACAGAGTGCTTTTTATCCAGGAATTATTGCCGAACCTTTAAAGCCGAACAACAAATATCG atatttaatATTCTACGATGATGGTTACACCCAATATGTTTCGCACAAAGATGTTCGTTTGGTGTGTAATGTTTCTGAATATGTGTGGGAGGACGTACATCCGGCATCTCgagaatttattcaaaaatatcttaCACAATACTCAATCAACCGGCCGATGGTGCAGACACAGAAAGGACAAAGCATGACCACAGAGTCAAATGGCAAGTGGATTTATGCACGAGTTGTAGACATTGATTGCAGCTTAATACAAATGCAATTTGAGGGACCAAAAAGTCATACGGAGTGGATCTATAGAGGATCACTACGTTTGGGACCAGTTTTTAAGGAGTACCAGAAAACTTTACAAAAGGATACGCTTCCTTTACCACGACTGGCCAGG CGCACTGAACCATTTATACGTTACACTGCTGATGAGGAGGCAACTACAGCGCAACAGGAGCAAGTAAAGGAGCGCGAACGTGAACATGAACGTGTGTCTAGCACCGAGCCACGTGCTGTTGCTAAAAAGAGTGTAAGCCGCTTATCAACAGAATCAACAACATCAAGTAATACGCCATCTCATACGTCGTCATTACCCACAGTGCGCCATTTGAACAACTCCACGATCTATCTTGAAGATGAAAACAAGCCGAAAGGAAAA GTTGTCTACTATACGGCTAAACGAGATTTGCCACCATTAACATATCGCCCACATAAATGTTCCTCATCGTGTTTATTCAAAATTCCGCATAATCTTAGCGCATACAGCCCATTGTCTAAGCCATTGCTCTCTGGTTGGGAGCGACCTATAATGCgtttaaagaacaaaaaaatagtgTCCTACCGTGGACCGTGTGGTAAAATCATGCGTAACATGGAGGAGGTGCGTCGTTACCTCCGTGCAACAGATAACGCACTTAATGTTGATAATTTCGACTTCCACCATGAGACCAGCTGTTTGGCCGAATATGTAATCGAATCGGCTATTGTACAAAAGCGCGATATATCTTTGGGCCAAGAAAAAATGGCAATACCCTTAGTGAATTATTACGATAATACATTGCCGCCGGAGTGTAAATACGCCGCCCAACGTATACCGACGGATGGTGTCAATCTCAATCTTGATCCTGAATTTTTAGTTGGTTGTGATTGCGACGGAGACTGCTCG GATAAAGAAAAATGTTCGTGTTGGCAACTCACTTATGCGGGCGCCAAGTATGGCAACCCAAATACGCCAGTGGCAGAAATCGGTTATCAATATAAGCGCTTATATGAGCACGTTCCAACAGGAATCTACGAATGTAACTCAAG GTGTAAATGCAAAGCAAATTGCTTAAACCGTGTAGCACAACAATCTTTAGCAATGAAACTGCAGGTATTCAAAACATCAAACCGTGGTTGGGGCTTACGTTGCATAAACGATGTACCCAGAGGCAGCTTTGTGTGCATATATGCTGGTCACTTGCTAACGGAAGCAAAAGCAAATGAA GGCGGTCTAGATGCTGGTGACGAATACTTCGCAGAATTAGATTATATAGAGGTAGCAGAACAAATAAAAGAAGGGTACGAATCGGATGTTGAACCGCCAGAGATCGAGGAAGAGGAG GATACATATGCACCAGATCCAGAAGACGATGACGAGTTCACACCAAGTAAATCGTTTTTAACACGTGCTAAAAATAAGGCACAAAAACTCACACGTAGCAGTTCGACTCAAAACACGGACGAAGATTCACAGGAACGTCAAGTAATTAACTTTAATCCCAACGCGGACATGAATGAAGACTCCACACGAGAATC ATCTATACGAGCCCTATTTGGAAAGGATGAGGCCTGCTATGTTATGGACGCAAAAACCATAGGAAATCTGGGACGCTATTTTAAT CACTCATGTTCTCCCAATCTTTTCGTACAAAACGTTTTTGTCGATACCCATGATTTGAGATTCCCTTGGGTAGCATTCTTCTCCTCCACTAATATTCGGGCTGGTACGGAACTAACTTGGAATTATAATTATGAAGTTGGCGTTGTGCCCGGAAAAGTATTATACTGTCAATGTGGTGCGCCAAATTGTCGTCTCCGTCTTCTTTAA
- the LOC105221206 gene encoding E3 SUMO-protein ligase NSE2, producing MGDFLQSELEKAQQCLLETYELAASYGDNEEKDTSKYLQLMEEICQIREVAIRNEDALKVAMEERSVAAFESAFRGAVNRAEKKFQAKKTREYKKFANRLEEASRSASSDTIPSNKTKDGALVEMDMQVNIYDPITKKRMVDPVKNTICGHIYEMKSIQDAIQIKPRLRCPVAGCGNNQYINMSHLKPDNGLKLHLQRIAEGENNNDSDD from the exons ATGGGTGACTTTCTTCAGTCTGAACTAGAAAAGGCTCAGCAATGCCTCTTAGAAACTTATGAATTGGCTGCATCTTATGGGGATAATG AGGAAAAGGAtacaagcaaatatttgcagTTGATGGAGGAAATATGCCAAATTAGAGAAGTCGCAATTCGTAACGAAGACGCTTTGAAAGTGGCCATGGAAGAACGCAGCGTCGCAGCTTTTGAGTCGGCTTTTCGGGGGGCAGTAAATCGAGCTGAGAAAAAATTTCAAGCTAAAAAAActcgagaatataaaaaatttgctaATCGTTTGGAGGAAGCATCCAGAAGTGCCAGTAGTGATACTATACCATCAAACAAAACTAAAGACGGCGCTTTAGTAGAAATGGACATGCAAGTGAACATATACGATCCCATAACAAAAAAACGAATGGTAGATCCTGTGAAAAATACAATCTGTGGACATATATATGAGATGAAGAGTATACAAGACGCAATACAAATTAAACCAAGACTTCG ctGCCCTGTTGCTGGCTGTGGAAATAATCAGTATATCAACATGTCGCATTTAAAACCGGACAATGGACTAAAATTACATCTACAACGTATAGCTGAGGGTGAAAACAACAACGATAGCGACGACTGA